Genomic DNA from Enoplosus armatus isolate fEnoArm2 chromosome 7, fEnoArm2.hap1, whole genome shotgun sequence:
CTGTGCCGATCCGGCTAGGCCATAGGCCTTGCCACGGAGGTAGGGGAGGGGTGAGGCCCTGTCTGGGTGGTAAACTGGGCCTAAGCTGGAAGTCCTGAAGCCGCTCGCTTAACACCGTCTGAACAATTATATAACTTCACTGCATGTgagcatgcacatgcacataacTCCACATTATGGCCCAAACCTCTACCTCTCCCATACTGTCATATATCACAGTCCCTGCCTTACCTCATCCTCCACCAGTTCTCTTTTACACTCAGACTCCTATTTTCTAACGCGTCGACGCTCAGGACCTGACAGGATGCCTACTGTGATATAGGCGGATTTATTCTTCCACCATGGTCCACGCGCTGTTAAATTATAACCACCCCCTACTTCTTATCTCCACCCCTCTCCAGATTGATGCATATGTAGCGTGCCACTAGTCGCCTTTGTTCTCCTCAGTCCTCAGGAAAAGCCACTTAGCGTTTTATCAAAGCCTTTAAGTCTTGTTCTcctataaaaaacaaaaatgcagttAATTTGCcctttgtttgcatgttgtttatgactgatggagggagaagggagagcTCAGGAGGTCTGCCTGCTGATGTTACCTTTCACTGGAGATAATGGGTTGTTGCGATCTTCCCCTGCCGCCATTACTCCATTATTGATCTCTTGGTTCTTGTCTTCTTGTGTGTCCCTGTGCACATTTGCACTACAACAGGGAAGATGTAATCATAATTATACACTGCCATCTACTGGATGTAAGACAAAACTACAAGTTAGTTGCAGTTGATGATAATTGCAGTATTTTAGAATAAAGTGTTGAATTTTGGTTGAAAGATGAAACACATTCtcaatattattgttttgtacctttttttttatgtttcttccCTCAGTGACATTAAGAAAGAGCGACAGCCACCATCGCCAGATGATGTGATTGTGTTATCAGACAATGAGCCTTCCAGTCCTGTCATGAATGGCCACTGCTTCACAAAGACTGACACAGATAAACTTATGGtaggaaaacaacatttaaacttTGCATACAACACTTATTTTGTCCACTGACTTAGAAGTCTTCATTTTCACTTAGTGATAGCTGTTTTGGATTAGTCACCACTGACATAGCTTtacattgtatatttatgtcTGCTAAGTCTCCTTTTTATCTGATACGGTATATATAGAAGAGTTCTCCTGAGGAGAGGGAGCGCATCATCAAACAGCTGAAGGAGGAACTGAGACTCCAAGAGGCCAAGCTGGTGCTGCTTAAGAAACTACGACAGAGCCAGATTCAGAAGGAGAGCACTGTGCAGAAGGTAAAAACCCCAGATGATGAAAGAGAGAGTTGAATGttaatcatgttttgtttgtgctgattGACGCATCAGGAATGGGAATTGTTGTGTCTTAAGTTTTTTCAGGTTTTATGAACAAACAAGTGCTATTTATGAAAAGGGTCCTAgatgttcttgttgttttccaATCGACATCATCAATGAAGACTTTAATGAAAAATTTCTGCTTATTCTTGCTTTCAAGTACATACAACTTTATGGACTAATACTGTACCTTGTTAACTTCTAGGCAACTGGTTCTGTagccacacctcctcctctggtgaGAGGTAGCATCACATCAAGCAAAGGACCCCTCCAGGTAGTTACTACATTTTGTTAGAGCCACCTTGCATAACTTATATTGCAGAGCCTGGATTGCTGTATGATGTAAATCTACATTATACAAAGTGAATACTGGGCAACTGGCAAGTTGTTCTTTTAGAGGCTTTCACATATACACAATCAAATGCAATGCTTTTGTAGCATCAtgttaaaaagcttttttgtgtcatttaagGTATATTtgcattgttgtgtttacaggtgaCAGGTCGAAGCTCAGGCACAGTGATCCCTCCTCCCTTGGTGCGGGGTGGGCAACACATCCCGTCCAAACACAACTCTCAGATTGTCATGCCACCCCTGGTCAGAGGGGCCCAGGTTAGTGTGGGGGACTATGACACTGTTCAGATTGATAATTGTCACCATACTGGCCCACATTTGAAGAAGTTTAGATTTGAAGGGCTCTTTGTTAATGTCTTACTTTGTCTTGCTTGCTCTCTTCATGCATCTGTGATTGCTGCTTCTGCGTGTGTGCTGCTATCAGCCTATTGCAATGACTCCCCAGCAGATAGCCAGTCTAcgtcagcaacagcagcagcacagcggTTCAGGCCCCCCTCCACTCTTGCTGGCTCCCAGGGCTTCTGTGCCCAATGTCCAGGTCCAGGGCCAGAGGATCATTCAGCAGGGACTCATTCGGGTGGCTAATGTGGCCAACAGTAATGTCATGGTCAACATCCCTCAGGTGAGGACACAATATACATCCATTCCAAGTGTGGAAAATGTACCTTTTCACAGCTGCTCCTTTCATTTGCTAGGCTGCATAGCTCTCTGCTGTAACAATGACATTCTCGTGTAGTTGCTGAAGTGCTGtctattgtgtttgtgtccaggcCTCTCCAACCAGCCTAAAGGGCTCTTCAGCGTCACCCAACTCTAGTGTCAATGATTCCCCAGCCAGCCGACAGGCAGCTGCTAAGCTTGCACTGCGTAAGCAGTTGGAGAAGACGCTGCTGGAGATCCCTCCACCTAAACCTCCTGCCCCGGAGTTCAACTTCCTACCTTCAGCAGCCAATAATGAGTTCATCTACTTGTTGGGGTTGGAGGAGGTGGTGCAAAAACTTCTGGAGATGCACGGCAGGGGTGGGTTGAATATTTGCACTCTGGTAGCTAGTTTGAGGATATTATAGTGTAATGGTAGATTGAATAGTAGAATATACATGTTGACATCTAGTCTAAAGAAGCTCTCTGTATTCAATATAGGTAATGTGGGCCCAGCTGCTGCCATGGCCAGCTCCATTCCCAAAGAGCCATATACCTGTGCTCAGTGTAAGACGGACTTTACCTCCCGCTGGAGAAAGGAGAAGGCTGGGACCATCCTCTGTGACCAATGCATGTCGTCCAATCAGAAGAAGGCCCTGAAGGCTGAGCACACCAATCGGCTGAAGGCAGCCTTTGTTAAGGCACTCCAACAGGAGCAGGAGATCGAGCAGCGTATCCTCCAGCAGGcggcctcctcttcatcttcctcttctgtctctaaaaccacctcgtcctcctctccctcactgtccAAGAGTGAGATGCTGATGTCCCAGCAGTACAAGCAGGTCAGGGCTGCCATGCAGCACAGGTCTGTGGCTGCCCACCACTCCTCCATTAAGCAGGTTAGTGTGGCCTTTGATTATGTTGGTGATGGACCAGCACAAATTCTATATGTCAAATTTGGTTTGATTATTGGTAATTATCATCATTTGCTTGTTAAGTAACCCCTGCACCAACACGCAGCACGTCTcccattttttctctctgtacaGAGTCAGCTGTCACACAGCATCCAGTCTGCAATGAGCTCTCGTGGTATGGCCCACGCATTCACTTCATCCTCTCAGCTGCAGAGTGCAGTGACCGCAGCGGCGCTGGGCAGCAGGCCAGGTAAGCATGCTGCAGCACGCCTGCTGCagcaggggtcaaaggtcagcgccggcagcagcagcggtaaCCAGGGCAACGTGGCTGCCTGGAGGAAGCAGAGCGGCGGCAACACAGGTAGATAAACGTGAGATGAGGTTAGACTGAGAACACGCTTCACCTGTTCTCGCTttctgctcctctttggggtaATCACTTTCTTCTAAGGTGGATTCCTCTCTGGCACTGTCACTCctcagtctttctttctgtttcctcaggctttgctttttcattttaaaataactaTAGTATTGTGTCATTATCCTCAAATATAACCTTAGCAGGTGCAGTTTTCACTCATATTTAGACATTTgcacttatttttttcttcctcctacATCAAAATACTGAATGGGTAAAATGTCATCATCGTATAAATTTGAAACAGTTTGTTATCCAGTACATTGAccactgatgtgtttgtttcctgACAGGTGTGACTATGGCCTATGTGAACCCCAGCTTGTCTGCCCACAAGACCACCTCTGCTGTCGAGCGTCAGCGAGAGTACCTGCTGGACATGATTCCCTCCCGTTCTATCTCCCAAGCAGCCAACACATGGAAATAATGCAATCTTCCTCCCTACTGACATCATCAACTATTACCCCTCTTAATATCAATAACAGCCATTCTCATTATCATTCTAATCCTTTCTATGGACTCTGCCTCTGGCTAAAATGGTGCAGGGGAGAATCAGCCTAGTTTTTTTGTTGGATACAGGCGTTCCTTCACCTCTTTCTCAGATATTTCTGCTACCATCTTCCTTTCCTGAATCCCTCATCCCAAATTGGAGTTGTGCTGCGACAACTCAGGCTCCTGGGATACAAGGAATATGTCAAATAGAATTTGGGTATCTTTTTTTGAGGGTTGGGGTTTACATGGGCGTGTACAATTTTACAAACTTCTCCAGCGATGTTGCCTCTCCCTCCTTGTATATTGGTTGAACCTCCCAGTTGCACCAAGAGGAAAAATCCCTGAGCTCCCCTGCTTCTGGATTaggcagggaaaaaaaaaataataatcaccaTTATACACAATAAAATATTCGCCTTACGTCCTCCCCTTCTCCAGTCTGAGCCAGTCAGACTCAGGCCCATGTGGTGGCCGAACCGAACTTAACTGAAGACCTCATCACAGGGATTGTGGTTGAGCTTCGAGGACCATCCACGAAATAATAACTGCTTCAGCTTTGCAAAAATgaataacataaacaaaaaaggACTGTAAAAAATGATCTCCATCTGCACACAGACTGCCTCTTCTCTCTAACCCACAGCAGTGTATAGTAGAGAAGATGATGTGTGTTGGATTATTTTGTATGGCTGAATGTTaggattttgtcttttcttctatAAGTCATATACTGTGTTTGGAATATTGTGCTCCCTGATACTTTGGAAGTGGCCTATTGTCGAGGTCTGAATTTTCAGGCTAATGTTACTGTTGAGGTGGTTTTACATCTGCTGGGTTCCATGTCGTGGCCTACTtttaaatactttgttttttctaagatgaagaggaagaataAAGATTAAGGTTTCACTTACTCATGTGAAGACACGGAGCATATGTTTGGAGGACTATTCTTCTTGaatattgtaaaaaaacaaaacaacaaaaaaaaccttccaaAGAACTAGTGGAGCCCAAATGGAATCCCTTCTGCTAGAAGGTTTCTAGTTTATTTGAACCCTCTCTGGATATAAACATGAATTCATGCTAAACTGAGGGGGTGTAAGGAATGTCATatttttgacattgttttgcttttagtCATAGGTTGTGGTGCATTATTTTTCTTCTATAGACACACTGTCTCTGGGTTTATTTATAGGGTCATGTTAGTAAAAATATATGCTTATGCCCTAAGTTTGAATGGGTCTCCACTtacaatgatttgtttttttcttgtgtgtccAGTGGCTCCCACTCACCTTACAATTGGTCTGAGAGAAGCTGGACAGCTTTCAGAATGTAGTTATGCAACAACCCCCCTATAGCAACAAATGACATGAACGTCTTAGTCTTTAACATTAAGGTGTGTATGGTTTATGTCAGGTCCTTGAATTGAGCTAACTATGCCTTTCACATGAGCTCTAGCGCATTTTTATCAGgttgcagcagcacaggatAAGCTAGTGAATTACAATATGTCCTACATTAAACAGGGGTATTCCCATTGCTCATGGAGTTGAGTTATTTTATTAATCATGTGCTGTCGTCTTTTAATTTCAGCCACTGGGGTGGTCCAATGTCTTTAACCCGACCACTCAGCAATGGCTTTGCTCAGACGTTTTTGTGGCCTATTGGAAAATGGCACTAAATTAAAgattgaaaatgttcaaatattgaaaaaaatgttcatgCATATTTCAAAATCTGGATGTTTTGCAAGCAATGTGCTTTAAAAAACCCAACTGACTAAAGAGGCTGACCACCCCAGCAGTTATTTTCTCAATATAATGTATCTGTCCcgttttattgtcattgtcacaTTGAAACAATAGTGATGGTTATCTCATCACTACGCCATTACAAACCTGAAGTCTTGCTGCCCTGTTGcctcactttttatttcatagttCATCCATGATGTGATCATCTAACGCAACATTGTAAGGATTTGTGTCCTGTACACAGAGTGCACTCTTTCGCTCACCGATTATTGTCAGGAGAAGGTGCACTGCATTAGGTAACTGGGCGTCAGTTGAAGCTTATCCCTCTGTACTGGGGTATCATCACTGTACATTTGGGTTTCCTTGAGGACAGTGCAACAATACAGTATGCACACTGCTGATGGAAATACAAgaatacaaaatgtttaatttaaaattgCTCAAgattttctatttctgtctcgAAGTAGCATCAGAAATCTTCCAGGTTGTCTGTACATTCCTGACAGGCAGAAGGTAGCAGCCCGCGTCTCATGGATGCAAGATAAGCAATCTGGAATGAGCCCATCATTTTGTGCCCTGCTAATTGTAACCCTGTGCTGTCCTGACtactgcctgctgctgctgctgctgctgtttgacaacAATATCACCATTCCGTTTGTTTGGGGTTGAAGCTCTGCTTAACGCAGTGAAGCccaaatggaaaagaaaacaatgtatgagaaatatttgttttgtttttttttgggattttttttctgctctatcaaataataataaaactaattttAACCCCTCTGTCATGGCTGGTTTGCCTGTTCATTCATGACAGTGGAGCTGCAAAGACGTTCttattccagcttctccaatgtgaggatttcttgtttttccttgttttatattgagaactgaatatctttgggttatCTTTGTTGGTctgataaaacaagacatttcgTAACATCACAGAGGACTTTCAATAATGCAAGTAATCGTAAGTTTCAGCCTTAAAGCATAGTTACTTTTGTCCACTGGCCTTTGAGACACTGGAGGTGAACCAACACACTCAAAGCCCAGTATATATCCAGTTAGGCTGAAATCATACTCGGCATGCACACAATAGAAGTACCAATATAATGCAGTAtgatacagaaacacagttaaTGTCTGTAAAGCTTGAAGTGTTCAATATTGAGACTTTTGTTTGATAGTGATTATTGTATGGcttttgtactgtatgtcatttCATACAGTGGTggcttttgttgttgcttttgttgtgtCTACCCCCTGCACACAATCATCTGCATCTCATTGTCTCAAGTCGGTGCAGCCTACATAGAAAGTGGGATCCTTTCTCGCAGTTACATCATCACCAGCCAAAAACGAGCAATTATGAAAGAAAGTACAGAGAAACCAGTTTTTAACAATGATTCACTGTTATACAGACAGTTATCTGACTGTAAGAGAGCAAAGCCGTCAAACTAAAAGTGTGTTAAAAGTGTCccaaatatttcatgttttattttctcccacTGGGCTTTGGATCAAGGATATCAATCCAGTTGGTTCTGGATTCAAACCACTAAACTAATCTTACCTCTCAGCTTTTCGTCTGTACAAAAGCATATTCAGTTGAACATTGTGACACAGAACAAGTGGGTggaactgtggattttgtccccccaTCTCATACACTTCTAGTTCTGTTGTCACGCCCTCTAGTGTATTCAGCTCCCCTGTTGGTCAACAATGACTCTCTTGCAGTAGACTGCAATAGCACCTTATAACCCATAGGTGGCAGAGTACACCAATGTTCCATTGTTTGTCTTCAGTTGTCCTCACAGGAATTTAATCTTCCttacattttgtacagtgccataggaaaaacaaagactttaCAGCCTAATCTGTGAAATAAGACCACAGACTTAACTCTGTTAGCTGAGCTGTGGTCACCAACTCTGGGGTCACAGCAAAccggagggagggagagaaaacgaGAAAGAAAGTGAGCTATTGTTTATCACCGTGACCCACTTGTGAGCTTCATTCATTGGCAGCTGCAGGTTCTCCCTGTGATACTACCACACATatccttcctctgtgtgtgcgtgtttgtgtgtcatacagtatatttacattttaatgatagagagtgtttttctcctctcatgTTTGCCCTAAATCCATATGATCAGTCTGCATGCATCAAAGTCCTTTTGGGGTCGTTATGGTTCTCTTCATATTACCCACCTATTTGTGCTGGAGCTACAAATTGCTGCTATGTACCCACTCAGGTACTATAGTGTTATTATCTCAGTTTTGTACTGGGCTTCATTTACCTCCCACCTTCATATGTAAGGTGTTATTGTTTGTGATTCAGTGATCAGTCAAACGTTTCCTCACTCTCATGCTTGCTCTAGATTCTACATCAAGGGATCCTTTTGCCACCCAGGACTATgcgtgaacgtgtgtgtgtgtgtgtgggggtggggggttgcaCCCTGGATGACTGAACAGCTATGATCGCGGCAGCCTGAGCCAATCAGCCGGCGAGCACCATGCCTCCTGATTCTTAATTGGCTGGCTTTTCCGGTGAGCGCAGCTGATACACAGAACCAGCTGGTTTTATTAGAGAATGAGCTGGGTCCACAGTgggaaagagacaagagaggagaggcagagatacAGAGGCAAGATtcagagtgtctgtgtgtgtgtagcagccAGTAATTACCTTCCATCGTCTGGACCAATCAACAGCCATAAAGAGAGATACAGAGGGAAGAAGCCCATTTAGATTCTCAGTCTATTCCCAGGCAAAGAGGTAGACAGTGGGTTTATTgaatcagagtcagagagagggaaCGGAAGTGTTTTCTTTGGAGCGGCGCAGCTCATCCTTCCTCATATTTGCCGAGTCGTGCTGGGTGAAAACAGATGGAGAAGATGAACCACAGCTCAGCAGAGGCTGAAACCATAGAACCACTGCGATACCTCAGGTAGGCACCTGCTCATATCTgttgctctctgtgtctctcacttctattctattctattgctcttcttcttcttcttcttcttcttcttcctgtttcaaactgttttcGGTGCTGCTCTTCCATTCTGTACAGTCACACCAATTCACAGGACTGCTCTCAAATCAAAGCACAGTgcgagagagagatggacagtgGCGGGCACAAttagagaggagagacagagaaacaggaacaTCCAGATCTTCTTGTAGGAGGCGAGAGAGAAGTCCTCTCATGAGTGTACATTCATCTCGCAGTCTGTTTGAATCAGAGCAAGGAAAACAGAGGGGAGGGAATAATAAGAGATATCAATTATTTAAATTGACTTGCTCGCCAAATGCCACATGAATACCAGTACagatgatagtgatgatgataatggtaatgatgatgatgcccAGCAGAAATACCTTGCTCCACCCCAAGATACTCTCACTCTGCTTGGCCAGACTTGAattcaaatgtaataatttaatttgttgCTCTTTTCCACTCCACTGAAGCCTTAAATTGAATTACTTATCATTCACAGTCTTTGTGGATGAGACATGTAATCAGTTTGTTATGCACCCAAAGGTCAGTGAGGTGTGTTCGTGCCCCTCTTACTCTGTAGCACCACTTTTACTTTCAGAATgatggaaagaagaagaatttgagtaacaaagagagagacagagatgcttATAATGTGCTTGGCATGTATGTGTGGTGTTTCCTGGCATTTGTATAGTAAAATACAGGTAAGCAGTTTTCTCaaccttttacacacacacacacacacacacacgcgcgcacgcacgcacgcacgcacacacacgcacacacgcacacttgtgtttccatcactttagAGGgcattacattgacttacattcatttccatcaaacctAATCTTAACCTTGTCCCTAAAAtctaatgatttacattatggggacttgcattttgtccccaaaaggaaggcgaggCCCCACAAATGTGACTGTGCAAACAGATTTATAgccccacaacatgagtaatacaagtccacacacacatacaaacactgcacatgcacatattgaTTAAGATTTAAAACTGCACAGACAACAAAAACCAATCTACAGGCCatttagctttttgtttcaGGGATTAAGAACAAGGTTTTTAACAGCTTCATACTAGTAGGTGGCTAATTTAAGGCAGAGCAGGCTCTGTAAATGAGGTTTTTAATCACAGAATTAGAATTTGTTTATGTG
This window encodes:
- the gatad2ab gene encoding GATA zinc finger domain containing 2Ab translates to MSEEAVRQTRSQKRALERDHAAIAESPGDMDSKRVKLEKGDEAGAPLALVGSGAEGVKLKSEQAAKVAASILKAGEVKATIKVEVQTGDEPVDMSTSKSDIKKERQPPSPDDVIVLSDNEPSSPVMNGHCFTKTDTDKLMKSSPEERERIIKQLKEELRLQEAKLVLLKKLRQSQIQKESTVQKATGSVATPPPLVRGSITSSKGPLQVTGRSSGTVIPPPLVRGGQHIPSKHNSQIVMPPLVRGAQPIAMTPQQIASLRQQQQQHSGSGPPPLLLAPRASVPNVQVQGQRIIQQGLIRVANVANSNVMVNIPQASPTSLKGSSASPNSSVNDSPASRQAAAKLALRKQLEKTLLEIPPPKPPAPEFNFLPSAANNEFIYLLGLEEVVQKLLEMHGRGNVGPAAAMASSIPKEPYTCAQCKTDFTSRWRKEKAGTILCDQCMSSNQKKALKAEHTNRLKAAFVKALQQEQEIEQRILQQAASSSSSSSVSKTTSSSSPSLSKSEMLMSQQYKQVRAAMQHRSVAAHHSSIKQSQLSHSIQSAMSSRGMAHAFTSSSQLQSAVTAAALGSRPGKHAAARLLQQGSKVSAGSSSGNQGNVAAWRKQSGGNTGVTMAYVNPSLSAHKTTSAVERQREYLLDMIPSRSISQAANTWK